GCCGCTAAAACTCAATCATGTTAATTGCTCCAGCTAACGTTTGCCTTATGGTGCATGTCAGAATTTTCACCAGTAAGACTCTCATATATTCAACTCCTTTTCGCCTTACGGTGCCCACTTAGggttttcaccaataagactctctcatttttatttctttttactcaCATTTGTCTTGTGATGCCTATTCAGGATTTTTACCTACCCTTAACCAACTTATTTTCGACATATAAAGGGTTGAcgcaaagactttttttttttactttagatGATGGGGTTGATTTTGAGCTTTGAGATGAGAGACCGTATGAATAAACAAATGACTTTTTCCCAGTATActacaatatgaatttttggaTCTGTATTTGGTTGAACCGAACCCAATAAtagggctgcctacgtatcttgccgaaacaagaatcaggtcaaacggTGTTCAGgcaatttgttttgttttttttcaattgttttttttatgtcaaGGAAACAACATAACCAAGAGATTCCATTGAATCAGACGTCGAGCCCAAACATAAGGGTTTCTAATGTCGAAACTCAAATCATATGTAATATCTTTTCACAACATCAACATTGACGATTGTTTCTGTCACTTTGCCTTCTATATCTGCTAAGTAAAGAGCACTATTTGGTAATACCCTTTTAACAACGAATGGTCCTCtccaatttggagaaaatttggcTTTGGTTTTAGCATGATGTGGCAAAATACGTCTCAACACTAATTGACCCTCTTCAAAATGTTTGGGACGCACCTTTTTGTTGTACGCCCGTGccatttttttatgatataattgtcCATGACATACTGCTGTCAGACGCTTCATCAATCAAACCTAATTGCTCTAACCGAGTTTTGATCcactcatcatcatcaatttcagcctccACAACGATCCGTAAAGATGAGATCTCAATCTCTATAGGTATAACTGTCTCAGTCCCGTATACCAGTGAATATGGAGTAGCGCCCACTGACGTACGAACTATAGTgcgataacccaacaaagcaaaaggcaacttttcatgccattgtcGAGAACTTTGCACCATCTTACGAAgtatctttttcatattttttttagaagctTCTACAGCCCCATAGTCCTTTGGGCGATACGGAGTCGAATTTCGATGCTCAATCTTAAATTGGTAGCATACCTCTTGGATTAAGTGGCTGTTGAGATTTGCGACGTTATCAGTTATAATCACCTTTGGAATACCAAATCGACAGATGATGTTGAAATGGATGAAATCCACCACGACCTTCTTCGTCACTGACTTGAAAGTtactgcttccacccactttgtAAAATAATCAATAGCCACCAAGATGAACCTGTGACCATTCGATGCTTTTGGTTCTATCAGTCCTATCACATACATTCCCCATGCTACGAAAGGCCATGGAGCGGACATTTCATGCAACTCAGAAGGGGGAAAATGTATCAAATTACCATGTATTTGACATTCATGACATTTACAAACAAATCGTATGGAATCCCGCTCCATAGTGAGCCAATGATATCCTGCTCAAAGTATCTTTTTAGCTTGAACATATCCATTCATATGGGGTCCACAAACTCCTGAGTGTACTTCAATAATGATTGTGGAAGCTTCTTGAGCATTTACACACCTTAGAAGACCTAAATCGGGTGTCTGCTTGTACAGTATGCCTCCGCTTAAGACAAAACCCCTTTCTAGTCGTCAAATAGTCCTTTTTTGATTACTAGTTACATCTGACGCACATTCTCTAGACTGAAGATAAGTTTTGATATCATGAAACCAAGTCTTACCATCAAATTCCTCCTCGATCATGTTGCAATAGGCATGTTGATCACGAATTTGTATGTATAAAGGGTCAATAAGGGTGTCATCAGGGTGTTGGAGCATCGAAGATAAAGTGGCCAATGCATATGCAATCTCATTGTGCATTTTAGGAATGTGTCTAAACTTTATTGACATGAATCATTGACAAAGACCTTGTAAACAATGTTGATATGGTATGAGCTTTGGGTCTCGAGTTTTCCATTCTCcttaaatttgatgaattaGTAAGTCTGAGTCTCCTAACACTAACAATTTTTGGATGCCCATGTCAACAGCTAACCTCAGACCAAAAATGCACGCTTCGTACTCAGACATATTATTAGTACAATGAAATCTAAGTTGGCCTGATAAAGGGTAATATTTCCCTGATTCAGACATAAGAACAGCTCCTATTCCAATTCCTTTCCTGTTAGAGGCACCATCAAAGAATAACATCCAACCTTGATCGTTATCGTGAATAACTTCATCGATACAAGATATCTCTTCATCTGGAAAATAGGTTTTAAGTGGTTCATATTCTTGATCAATAGGGTTCTTTGCCAATGCTTGAGCTTTCATTGCGATCCGTGTTATATAGATAATGTTAAACTCTGTGAGCAATATTTTCCATTTCGCAAGCCTGCCTATAGGCATgggcttttgaaaaatatatttcaacgaATCCATACAAAAGATGAGATAAGTAGTATCAGATGAAAGATGATGTTTCAACTTCTGTGCTACCCAAGTTAGCAAGAAGGGTGTACTTTGCTTTGTAAATGGTAAACTTCTTGCTGAGGTAATAAATGGCCTGCTTTTTCTTCCCAGTGTCATCATGCTGACCGAGTACACCACCAAAAGAATTATCCAGTACtgacatatacaatatcaaagGTCACCCGGCTCGGGGGGAACCAACACAGGGGGATTCGACAGGTAATTCTTAATTCTTTCAAAAGCTTCTCGATATTCTT
The sequence above is a segment of the Solanum lycopersicum chromosome 10, SLM_r2.1 genome. Coding sequences within it:
- the LOC104649565 gene encoding uncharacterized protein — its product is MKAQALAKNPIDQEYEPLKTYFPDEEISCIDEVIHDNDQGWMLFFDGASNRKGIGIGAVLMSESGKYYPLSGQLRFHCTNNMSEYEACIFGLRLAVDMGIQKLHIPKMHNEIAYALATLSSMLQHPDDTLIDPLYIQIRDQHAYCNMIEEEFDGYHWLTMERDSIRFVCKCHECQIHGNLIHFPPSELHEMSAPWPFVAWGMYVIGLIEPKASNGHRFILVAIDYFTKWVEAVTFKSVTKKVVVDFIHFNIICRFGIPKVIITDNVANLNSHLIQEVCYQFKIEHRNSTPYRPKDYGAVEASKKNMKKILRKMVQSSRQWHEKLPFALLGYRTIVRTSVGATPYSLVYGTETVIPIEIEISSLRIVVEAEIDDDEWIKTRLEQLGLIDEASDSSMSWTIIS